Proteins co-encoded in one Acinetobacter lwoffii genomic window:
- a CDS encoding Cd(II)/Pb(II)-responsive transcriptional regulator, translating into MSVYLISEMAKKTGLSTDTLRFYEKKGFIQPNFRASNQYRYYGEDALKRLLFIKRCRALDISLKEIETLIQLEQNPEQDCCAVNQLIDQHLSDISNKIKELQIFEQQLITLRESCNTPTTIDHCQILKTLENPEND; encoded by the coding sequence ATGTCAGTTTATTTGATTTCAGAAATGGCCAAAAAAACTGGTCTAAGCACCGATACCCTACGTTTTTATGAGAAAAAAGGCTTTATCCAGCCGAATTTTCGAGCAAGTAATCAGTATCGTTATTATGGTGAAGACGCATTAAAAAGACTGCTTTTTATCAAGCGTTGCCGTGCCTTGGACATATCGTTAAAAGAGATTGAAACCCTGATTCAACTTGAACAAAATCCGGAGCAAGACTGCTGTGCCGTCAACCAATTGATTGATCAGCATCTTTCGGATATTTCAAATAAAATTAAAGAATTACAAATATTTGAACAGCAACTGATTACACTGAGAGAAAGTTGCAATACCCCGACCACGATTGATCATTGCCAGATTTTAAAAACGCTTGAAAACCCTGAAAATGACTGA
- a CDS encoding YfhL family 4Fe-4S dicluster ferredoxin, translated as MALLITDKCINCDMCLPECPNDAIYEGAKVYEIDVNRCTECVGFYEHQTCVDVCPIECIVPHPEYRETQEQLLEKFKGLNLFKS; from the coding sequence ATGGCACTACTAATTACCGACAAATGCATCAATTGCGATATGTGTTTACCGGAATGCCCAAATGACGCGATTTATGAGGGTGCGAAAGTTTATGAAATTGATGTGAACCGTTGTACAGAATGCGTCGGTTTTTATGAGCATCAGACCTGTGTAGATGTCTGTCCGATTGAATGCATTGTTCCACATCCGGAGTATCGGGAAACACAAGAACAATTACTGGAAAAATTTAAGGGTTTGAACTTATTTAAATCTTAA
- the ahpF gene encoding alkyl hydroperoxide reductase subunit F, which yields MLDQNTSAQLKTLLERLEGPIELVATLDGSDKSAKIQELVSEVAALSDLVTARFDGTNARAPSFGIAKAGEEPRVFFAGLPMGHEFTSLILALLQTSGYAPKVSDEVLANIKSLGVQSNFDVFVSLSCHNCPDVVQALNLIAIYNPGTTATMIDGAFFQEEVEERKIMAVPMVFQDNQHIGQGRMTLEEIIAKLDSNAATKDAEKLNAKDAFDVLVIGGGPAGNTSAIYAARKGIKTGIVAERMGGQVMDTMDIENFTSVQKTQGPKFAAEMEAHVREYGVDIMNLQRVSDIKGADETANGLVEVTLENGAKLESKTVILSTGAHWREMNVPGEQEYKTRGVAYCPHCDGPLFKGKRVAVIGGGNSGVEAAIDLAGIVEHVTLVEFDTKLRADQVLQDKLNSLPNTTVIKNALSTEVLGDGSQVTGLKYKDRATDEEHTVELAGIFVQIGLLPNTDFLKETAVELTNRGEIVINDRNETNVKGVFAAGDCTTVPYKQIIIATGEGAKASLSAFDYIIRSGQ from the coding sequence ATGTTAGATCAAAATACTTCAGCCCAACTTAAAACCTTATTAGAACGCCTAGAAGGCCCGATTGAACTGGTGGCGACTTTGGATGGCTCTGACAAATCAGCCAAAATCCAGGAACTGGTGTCCGAAGTGGCTGCACTGTCTGACCTGGTGACTGCACGCTTTGACGGGACCAATGCACGTGCGCCAAGTTTCGGGATTGCAAAAGCTGGTGAGGAACCACGTGTATTCTTTGCAGGCTTGCCAATGGGCCATGAGTTCACCTCACTGATCCTGGCATTGTTGCAAACCTCAGGTTATGCACCGAAAGTCTCTGATGAAGTTCTGGCGAATATCAAGAGCCTGGGTGTTCAATCTAATTTCGATGTATTTGTATCCTTAAGCTGCCATAACTGTCCGGATGTGGTTCAGGCACTTAACCTGATCGCCATCTATAACCCAGGCACTACAGCGACCATGATTGATGGGGCTTTCTTCCAGGAAGAAGTAGAAGAACGCAAAATCATGGCGGTTCCGATGGTGTTCCAGGACAACCAGCATATAGGTCAGGGTCGTATGACGCTGGAAGAAATCATTGCCAAGTTGGACAGCAATGCCGCTACCAAAGATGCGGAAAAGCTGAATGCCAAAGATGCCTTTGATGTCCTGGTGATCGGTGGTGGTCCTGCAGGGAATACTTCTGCGATCTATGCAGCACGTAAAGGCATTAAAACCGGGATCGTGGCTGAACGCATGGGCGGTCAGGTCATGGATACCATGGACATTGAAAACTTCACGTCAGTACAAAAAACCCAAGGTCCTAAATTTGCAGCGGAAATGGAAGCCCACGTGCGTGAATACGGGGTCGACATCATGAACCTGCAACGCGTGTCTGATATCAAAGGGGCAGACGAAACGGCCAATGGTCTGGTGGAAGTGACTTTAGAGAATGGTGCCAAACTGGAATCTAAAACCGTGATTCTGTCGACCGGCGCACACTGGAGAGAGATGAACGTTCCAGGTGAGCAGGAATACAAAACTCGTGGTGTGGCCTACTGTCCGCACTGTGATGGCCCACTGTTTAAGGGTAAACGTGTCGCCGTGATTGGCGGTGGTAACTCGGGGGTGGAAGCTGCGATCGACCTGGCAGGGATTGTAGAGCATGTAACTTTGGTGGAATTTGATACCAAATTGCGTGCGGATCAGGTGCTGCAAGACAAACTGAACAGCTTGCCGAACACCACCGTGATCAAGAATGCCTTGTCGACTGAAGTGCTGGGTGACGGTTCACAGGTGACGGGTCTGAAATACAAAGACCGTGCCACAGATGAAGAGCATACAGTAGAACTTGCAGGGATCTTCGTGCAGATCGGTTTGTTGCCAAATACGGACTTCCTGAAAGAAACGGCTGTTGAATTAACTAACCGTGGCGAGATTGTGATTAACGACCGCAACGAAACCAATGTCAAAGGTGTATTTGCAGCAGGTGACTGTACCACAGTGCCGTACAAGCAGATCATCATTGCCACCGGTGAAGGTGCCAAGGCGTCACTGTCTGCTTTTGATTACATCATCCGTTCAGGACAATAA
- a CDS encoding toxic anion resistance protein gives MTKSDLVNLPVESSNELVEQKFQQMDLKELGLQPADFQEVLAARKELQNMSHNSVAEYGKNIATKTSTYTDELLNLVQNRDLDATGQKLNQVVQVAQQLNTSSILNKKKSSGFFGNIISKFKGAKDNFDAHFNTTKEQLDVLVKEIETSQSGLKARVDTLDKMFDGVQDEYKQLGVHIAAGRLREQELQQEISTLTALPQDQSTTQKIYDLNHLANNLEKRVSDLQVLQQSAMQTLPMIRIIQSNNLMLVDKFYAIKNITLPAWKNQISLAISLSEQKNSVQLANTIDDATNELLRRNADLLHQNSVDTAKANQRSVIDIETLEHVQNTLIKTVNDVIQIQKEGVQKRTEATVRLKALQDNLNHLVIESSTSGSKPN, from the coding sequence ATGACCAAGTCTGATTTAGTAAATTTGCCTGTTGAAAGCTCGAATGAACTGGTCGAACAAAAATTCCAGCAAATGGACCTGAAAGAACTGGGCTTACAGCCTGCTGACTTTCAGGAGGTGCTGGCTGCACGTAAAGAGTTGCAGAACATGAGTCATAACAGCGTGGCTGAATATGGCAAAAATATTGCGACCAAAACTTCGACCTATACCGATGAATTACTGAATCTGGTGCAAAATAGAGATCTGGATGCGACAGGACAGAAGCTGAATCAGGTGGTACAGGTGGCTCAGCAGCTGAATACCAGCAGTATTCTCAATAAAAAGAAAAGTTCGGGTTTTTTTGGCAATATCATTAGCAAATTCAAAGGTGCGAAAGATAACTTTGATGCGCATTTCAATACCACTAAAGAGCAGCTAGATGTACTGGTGAAAGAGATTGAAACCTCGCAATCCGGTTTGAAAGCACGTGTTGATACCCTGGATAAAATGTTTGACGGGGTACAGGATGAATATAAACAGCTCGGGGTACATATCGCCGCAGGCCGTTTACGCGAACAGGAGCTGCAGCAGGAAATTTCCACTTTAACCGCCTTACCGCAAGATCAGAGCACCACCCAGAAAATTTATGACCTGAACCATCTGGCCAATAATCTGGAAAAACGTGTCAGTGATTTACAGGTACTGCAGCAGTCTGCCATGCAGACCTTGCCAATGATCCGGATTATTCAGTCAAATAACCTGATGCTAGTCGACAAGTTTTATGCGATCAAAAATATTACTTTACCAGCGTGGAAAAACCAGATCAGTCTGGCGATTTCATTGAGCGAACAGAAGAACAGTGTGCAGCTGGCCAATACCATTGATGATGCTACCAATGAGCTGCTGCGCCGTAATGCTGACCTGTTACATCAGAACTCGGTCGATACTGCTAAAGCCAACCAGCGCTCGGTGATTGACATCGAAACGCTTGAACATGTGCAAAATACCCTCATTAAAACTGTAAATGATGTGATTCAGATCCAGAAAGAAGGTGTACAAAAACGCACAGAAGCAACCGTGCGTTTGAAAGCTTTGCAAGATAATCTAAATCATTTGGTGATTGAATCAAGTACCAGTGGATCCAAGCCCAACTAA
- the trhP gene encoding prephenate-dependent tRNA uridine(34) hydroxylase TrhP, with protein sequence MSFDLIMSITTITELLSPAGSLKNMRYAFAYGADAVYAGQPRYSLRVRNNEFDHDNLAIGIKEAHELGKKFYMVVNIQPHNSKLKNFIRDLEPVVAMQPDALIMSDPGLIMLVREHFPEIDIHLSVQANAVNWATVKFWKNMGLTRVILSRELSIEEIAEIKQQVPDMEIEVFVHGALCMAYSGRCMLSGYMNKRDANQGACTNACRWEYKVLEANEDETGDVIPVKNLDSSCCSKDADEQHMQEQHQFDEPVLLQRNDEDMFAAEEDEHGTYFMNSKDLRAVQHIERLTKVGVHSLKIEGRTKSYFYCARTAQIYRKAIDDALAGKPFDPSLMTQLEGLANRGYTEGFLRRHVHSEYQNYEHGSSSFDHQIFCGEVLERNGDYIKIDVKNRFIVGDSLELMTTKGNITFNLTEMKDKKGNLIEDAKGSGHIVEIPVPADVDMQYALLIRNLPSSTMDISASSLAYQAS encoded by the coding sequence ATGTCTTTCGATTTGATCATGAGCATTACCACTATTACCGAACTTCTCTCACCAGCTGGCTCACTCAAAAATATGCGCTACGCTTTTGCTTATGGTGCAGATGCAGTCTATGCCGGCCAGCCGCGCTATAGCCTGCGGGTTCGTAATAATGAATTTGACCATGACAATTTAGCGATTGGCATTAAAGAAGCACATGAACTCGGCAAAAAATTCTATATGGTGGTCAATATCCAGCCACATAACTCCAAGCTGAAAAATTTTATTCGTGACTTGGAACCTGTGGTCGCGATGCAGCCAGATGCCCTGATCATGTCCGATCCAGGTCTGATCATGCTGGTGCGTGAACATTTTCCAGAGATAGATATTCACCTGTCGGTTCAGGCCAACGCCGTGAACTGGGCAACCGTGAAATTCTGGAAAAATATGGGCCTGACCCGTGTCATTCTGTCACGTGAACTATCCATTGAAGAAATTGCAGAAATCAAACAGCAAGTGCCTGATATGGAGATTGAAGTCTTTGTTCATGGTGCATTATGTATGGCCTACTCTGGCCGTTGCATGCTGTCTGGCTATATGAACAAACGTGATGCTAATCAGGGTGCCTGCACCAATGCCTGCCGCTGGGAATATAAAGTTCTGGAAGCCAATGAAGATGAAACCGGTGATGTCATTCCGGTAAAAAATCTGGATTCAAGCTGCTGCTCTAAAGATGCTGATGAACAGCACATGCAAGAACAACATCAGTTTGATGAGCCTGTGCTATTGCAGCGGAATGATGAAGACATGTTTGCCGCAGAAGAAGATGAACACGGCACTTATTTCATGAATTCTAAAGATCTACGTGCAGTCCAACATATAGAGCGCTTAACTAAAGTGGGTGTGCATTCACTGAAAATCGAAGGCCGTACCAAGTCTTATTTCTATTGCGCCCGTACTGCTCAAATTTACCGTAAAGCGATTGATGATGCGCTTGCGGGTAAACCTTTTGATCCGTCACTGATGACACAATTGGAAGGCTTAGCGAATCGTGGTTATACCGAAGGTTTTCTACGCCGCCATGTGCATAGTGAATATCAGAATTATGAACATGGTTCTTCCAGTTTTGATCATCAAATTTTCTGCGGTGAAGTACTGGAGCGCAATGGAGATTACATCAAGATCGATGTGAAAAACCGTTTTATCGTCGGTGACTCACTCGAACTGATGACGACTAAAGGCAATATCACTTTCAATTTAACCGAAATGAAAGACAAAAAAGGTAATCTGATCGAAGACGCCAAAGGTTCAGGTCATATCGTTGAGATTCCAGTTCCGGCAGATGTTGATATGCAATATGCCCTGCTCATCCGTAATCTGCCAAGCTCGACTATGGATATTTCGGCATCTTCACTGGCTTATCAAGCGAGTTAA